AGAATTAGAAAACTGGCGTCATCATAATCACGAAATCATCATGAAATTAAAAGGCGTTGATGATCGTGAAGCCGCACAAATTTTAGCGAATGTTGAAATTGGTGTGGATTTATCTGTTTTCCCTGAACTTGAAGAAGGCGATTATTATTGGCACGATTTAATTGGTTGCTCTGTCGTCAACCTAGAAGGTTATGCAATGGGAACCGTAACAGAAATGATGGAAACCGGTTCTAATGATGTGTTAGTGGTTAAAGCCAATACTAAAGATGCTTTTGGAAAACAAGAGCGGTTAATTCCGTTTTTGTATGAACAAGTAGTTAAAAGAGTCGATCTCACCACGAAAACTATTGAAGTGGATTGGGACGCTGGTTTCTAATCTCAAGTATGCACAAACGTAATGTAGTAGGCTTTTTATGTGGATAGGGGTGATTTCATTATTCCCCGAAATGTTTAAAGCGATTACGGAATTTGGGGTTACGGGCAGAGCCGTAAAACATAATCTTCTGCAAGTGGAATGTTGGACTCCAAGAGATTTTACATTCGACAAACATAAAACCGTGGATGACCGTCCTTATGGTGGTGGCCCGGGAATGCTGATGATGGTGCAACCTTTACGGGATGCGATTCATGCTGCGAAAGCAGCGGCAGGAGAAGGCGCAAAGGTGATTTACCTTTCGCCACAAGGACGTAAACTCGATCAAGGCGGTGTAACCGAGCTTGCTCAAAATCAGAAATTGATTTTGGTATGTGGACGTTACGAAGGTATTGATGAACGGTTGATTCAAACTGAAATTGATGAAGAATGGTCAATTGGCGATTACGTTCTGACCGGTGGGGAATTGCCGGCAATGACATTAATTGATGCCGTTGCACGTTTTATTCCTGGTGTATTAGGCAAACAAGCCTCAGCAGAAGAAGATTCTTTTGCAGACGGTTTATTAGATTGCCCGCATTACACTAGACCGGAAGTGTTAGAAGGATTAACTGTACCACCCGTGCTGATATCGGGACATCACGAAGAAATTCGGAAATGGCGATTAAAACAATCGCTACAAAGAACGTGGCTCCGACGCCCTGAGCTCTTGGAAGGCCTAGCTCTGACTGACGAACAACGTAAACTGTTAAAAGAGGCGCAAGCCGAGCATAACAGTTAGTTTCAGTTACATCTAGGATCAATAAAGGATCAAACAATGTCTAACATTATCAAACAACTTGAACAAGAACAATTAAAACAAAACGTACCTAGTTTCCGCTCAGGTGATACTTTAGAAGTTAAAGTATGGGTAGTTGAAGGTAGCAAACGTCGTTTGCAAGCATTCGAAGGCGTGGTTATTGCAATTCGTAACCGTGGCTTGCACTCAGCATTCACTTTACGTAAAGTATCTAACGGCGTAGGCGTTGAGCGTGTATTCCAAACTCACTCACCAGCTGTAGATTCTATCGCAGTTAAACGTAAAGGTGCGGTACGTAAAGCTAAACTTTACTACTTACGTGAACGTTCAGGTAAATCAGCTCGTATTAAAGAGCGTTTAGGCGAATAATTTCGCAAAGAAAAAGGCTTGGAATTCCAAGCCTTTTTGCATTCATCATATTAATCAGCGCTATAATACAATTTTCCGATTTCAATTTTTTGACGACCTGTCTCTTCTCGCCATTTATTACTATCACGTAAAGAATAAACACAACCGCAATATTCCTGTTGATAAAATCGCTCTCGCTTACTAATCTCAATCATGCGTTGCGAGCCACCTTCTTTACGCCAGTTATAATCCCAATAAATAACATCATCATATTTTTCGGCAGCGCGATGCCCACAGCCATTGATTTGATTCATATCCTTCCAGCGAGAAATACCCAGGCAACTAGTAAACACAGGGAAACCGTGTTCATGAGCATATTCAGCGGCTTTTTCAAAACGCATATCAAAACACATAGTACAGCGAATTCCCCTCTCTGGCTCCCATTCCATTCCTTTGGCACGATCAAACCAATTTTGACGATCGTAATCTGCATCAATAAATGGAATGCCAAATTTTTGAGCAAAACGAATATTTTCTTCTTTACGAATTAAATATTCTTTGAGTGGATGAATGTTTGGATTGTAAAAATAAATCGTAAATTCAATGCCAGATGCAAGGATTGCTTCCATCACTTCACCCGAGCAAGGCGCACAGCATGAATGTAAAAGGAGTTTATTATGTCCATCTGGCAACTCAAGTTTTTCACGAATAAAAGGTGCATTAGGATCTTTGCGTACCTTTTGTTTACGAGTTTTACCTTGAAAATTAACCGCACTTTGCTCAGGTTTAGATTGAAGTTCTGTATTCATAAAGTTTAATTAAAATTAATTGGTATTAAGTATATAAGCTAAATTAAGGACTAATAATTTCTATCCACAGACAAATACGCCAAAGAAATCAATGCCTTCTTATAATCACTGTCTGGCAACATTGCAATTGCATCTACTGCTTTTTGAGCCTCTTCTTTCGCACGATTCATCGCGTAATCTAAAGACTTATGCTCAGCCATAATCGCTAATACTTCATTAATAGCTTCACGTTTACCACCTTGCTCAATCGCTTCGCGAATTAAAGCTGCCTGTTGAGCATTACCATGGCGCATAGCGTGTAGCAGAGGAAGAGTTGGTTTTCCTTCAGCTAAATCATCGCCTACATTTTTACCTAGAGCTTGCTCATTTGCACTATAATCCAATACATCATCCACAAGCTGAAATGCAGTTCCAAGATAACGCCCATAATCTTGTAAAGCCTTTTCTTGAGCTTCTGTTCCGCCCGCAACAATTGCCGCAGCCTGACCAGCCACTTCAAATAAACGGGCAGTTTTGCTATAAATTACACGCATATAATTAGTTTCGCTCGTTTCAGGATCATTAACATTCATTAACTGCTGAACTTCGCCTTCCGCTAAAACGTTAGTCGCATCGGCCATAATTCCCAAAATCTTCAATGACTCCAATTCTGCAACCAATTGAAATGCACGCGTATAAATAAAGTCTCCTACAAGTACACTTGCAGCATTGCCAAATTCTGAATTCGCCGTAGCGCGCCCACGACGCATATCGGACTCATCCACCACATCATCATGTAGTAAAGAGGCAGTATGAATAAATTCAACAAAAGTAGCACAAGTAATTGAATTAGAGCCTTCAAACCCTAAAGATCGAGCTGCGAGAACTGCGATCAATGGACGGATCCTCTTACCACCACCTTGAACAATATAAAAACCTAACTGGCCTATTAATGGAACATCTGAATTAAGCTGAGCAAGAATATTTTGATTAACTTTTTGCATATCGGGATCTGCAAGTTTCTGGATCGCGTCTATGCTCATAAGATCTTGTTTCTTCATTTTTTCATCAATTATTAGTCAAAAGTGCGGTGCATTTTACCCGAATTTTCAGACTTTCTGAAATCAATCCGCAAATGAAGGGAATTTTTTTATTTTATTGTAAATAAATTCTTGCCATAGGTAGGATTTTTCCGTAGAATTTGCGACCTATTTATATGAATTTTTAAGTGTGGACTGCTAAAGAGCAGGGAAACACAATTAAGCGGAGTATTTATGTACGCAGTTTTCCAAAGTGGCGGTAAACAACACCGTGTGAGCGAAGGTCAAGTTGTTCGTTTAGAAAAACTTGAGCTTGCAACTGGCGCAACAGTTGAGTTCGATTCTGTGTTGATGGTCGTTAATGGTGAAGATGTTAAAATCGGTGCACCAGTAGTTACTGGCGCAAAAGTAGTGGCTGAAGTAGTTGCACAAGGTCGTGGCGAGAAAGTTAAAATCGTTAAATTCCGTCGTCGCAAACACAGCCGTAAACAACAAGGTCATCGTCAGTGGTTCACAGAAGTGA
This portion of the Haemophilus haemolyticus genome encodes:
- the rimM gene encoding ribosome maturation factor RimM (Essential for efficient processing of 16S rRNA), translating into MEQQRIEVVGKLGSTYGIRGWLRIYSSTEQAESIFEYQPWFLKIKGEWQPTELENWRHHNHEIIMKLKGVDDREAAQILANVEIGVDLSVFPELEEGDYYWHDLIGCSVVNLEGYAMGTVTEMMETGSNDVLVVKANTKDAFGKQERLIPFLYEQVVKRVDLTTKTIEVDWDAGF
- the trmD gene encoding tRNA (guanosine(37)-N1)-methyltransferase TrmD, which codes for MWIGVISLFPEMFKAITEFGVTGRAVKHNLLQVECWTPRDFTFDKHKTVDDRPYGGGPGMLMMVQPLRDAIHAAKAAAGEGAKVIYLSPQGRKLDQGGVTELAQNQKLILVCGRYEGIDERLIQTEIDEEWSIGDYVLTGGELPAMTLIDAVARFIPGVLGKQASAEEDSFADGLLDCPHYTRPEVLEGLTVPPVLISGHHEEIRKWRLKQSLQRTWLRRPELLEGLALTDEQRKLLKEAQAEHNS
- the rplS gene encoding 50S ribosomal protein L19, with product MSNIIKQLEQEQLKQNVPSFRSGDTLEVKVWVVEGSKRRLQAFEGVVIAIRNRGLHSAFTLRKVSNGVGVERVFQTHSPAVDSIAVKRKGAVRKAKLYYLRERSGKSARIKERLGE
- a CDS encoding epoxyqueuosine reductase QueH yields the protein MNTELQSKPEQSAVNFQGKTRKQKVRKDPNAPFIREKLELPDGHNKLLLHSCCAPCSGEVMEAILASGIEFTIYFYNPNIHPLKEYLIRKEENIRFAQKFGIPFIDADYDRQNWFDRAKGMEWEPERGIRCTMCFDMRFEKAAEYAHEHGFPVFTSCLGISRWKDMNQINGCGHRAAEKYDDVIYWDYNWRKEGGSQRMIEISKRERFYQQEYCGCVYSLRDSNKWREETGRQKIEIGKLYYSAD
- the ispB gene encoding octaprenyl diphosphate synthase, with protein sequence MKKQDLMSIDAIQKLADPDMQKVNQNILAQLNSDVPLIGQLGFYIVQGGGKRIRPLIAVLAARSLGFEGSNSITCATFVEFIHTASLLHDDVVDESDMRRGRATANSEFGNAASVLVGDFIYTRAFQLVAELESLKILGIMADATNVLAEGEVQQLMNVNDPETSETNYMRVIYSKTARLFEVAGQAAAIVAGGTEAQEKALQDYGRYLGTAFQLVDDVLDYSANEQALGKNVGDDLAEGKPTLPLLHAMRHGNAQQAALIREAIEQGGKREAINEVLAIMAEHKSLDYAMNRAKEEAQKAVDAIAMLPDSDYKKALISLAYLSVDRNY
- the rplU gene encoding 50S ribosomal protein L21, which encodes MYAVFQSGGKQHRVSEGQVVRLEKLELATGATVEFDSVLMVVNGEDVKIGAPVVTGAKVVAEVVAQGRGEKVKIVKFRRRKHSRKQQGHRQWFTEVKITGIQA